Proteins from a single region of Bos javanicus breed banteng chromosome 25, ARS-OSU_banteng_1.0, whole genome shotgun sequence:
- the GPR139 gene encoding probable G-protein coupled receptor 139 gives MQMPQVPDKIIEVLEFSSIHTSIWITVPLTIDRYIAVCHPLKYHTLSYPARTRKVIVSVYITCFLTSIPYYWWPNLWTEDYISTSMHHVLIWIHCFTVYLVPCSIFFILNSIIVYKLRRKSNFRLRGYSTGKTTAILFTITSIFATLWAPRIIMILYHLYGTPIQNRWLVHVMSDVANMLALLNTAINFFLYCFISKRFRAMAAATLKAFFKCQKQPVQFYTNHNFSITSSPWISPANSHCIKMLVYQYDKNGKPIKVSP, from the coding sequence ATGCAGATGCCTCAGGTACCCGACAAGATCATAGAAGTGCTGGAATTCTCATCCATCCACACTTCCATCTGGATTACTGTCCCATTAACTATTGACCGGTATATTGCAGTATGCCACCCGCTCAAGTACCACACGCTCTCCTACCCAGCCCGCACCCGGAAAGTCATCGTAAGTGTTTACATCACCTGCTTCCTGACCAGTATCCCCTACTACTGGTGGCCCAACCTCTGGACTGAAGACTACATCAGCACGTCCATGCATCATGTCCTTATCTGGATTCACTGCTTCACTGTGTACTTGGTACCCTGTTCCATCTTCTTCATCTTGAACTCCATCATTGTGTACAAGCTCAGGAGGAAGAGCAATTTTCGCCTCCGTGGCTACTCCACGGGGAAAACCACTGCCATCTTGTTTACCATCACCTCCATCTTTGCCACCCTCTGGGCCCCACGCATCATCATGATCCTCTACCACCTTTACGGGACGCCCATCCAGAACCGCTGGCTGGTGCACGTCATGTCCGATGTTGCCAACATGCTGGCCCTTCTGAACACGGCCATCAACTTCTTCCTCTATTGCTTCATCAGCAAGCGGTTCCGCGCCATGGCAGCCGCTACTCTCAAGGCCTTCTTCAAGTGCCAGAAGCAACCCGTTCAGTTCTACACCAACCATAACTTTTCCATAACAAGTAGCCCCTGGATCTCACCGGCCAACTCACACTGTATCAAGATGCTGGTGTACCAGTATGACAAAAATGGAAAACCTATAAAAGTATCCCCATGA